Proteins encoded in a region of the Tripterygium wilfordii isolate XIE 37 chromosome 21, ASM1340144v1, whole genome shotgun sequence genome:
- the LOC119987913 gene encoding secreted RxLR effector protein 161-like, with the protein MYVVNLVNRYMERPTELHLQSVKRILRYLKGTTELGIFYSNGGDEELVGYTDSDYAGDVEDRKSTMGYMFMLSSGVICWASKKQPVVTLSTTEVEFLATASCSCQAVWLRRLLEELGYVQHEAIVIYCDSSSAIKLSRNSIMHGHSKHIDVRFYFLRDLSKDGMVKMVHCRSQEQVADIMNKPLKLDMLDIYSMHKSI; encoded by the coding sequence ATGTATGTAGTAAATCTTGTGAATCGATATATGGAACGGCCTACTGAACTTCATCTACAATCAGTCAAAAGAATTTTGAGATATTTGAAGGGAACAACTGAACTTGGAATATTCTATAGTAATGGAGGAGATGAGGAGTTGGTGGGCTATACTGACAGTGATTATGCAGGAGATGTAGaagataggaaaagtactatgGGCTATATGTTCATGCTTAGTTCGGGAGTGATATGTTGGGCTTCGAAGAAACAACCTGTGGTGACTCTATCCACTACTGAAGTTGAGTTCCTTGCTACAGCTTCTTGTTCTTGTCAAGCAGTTTGGTTGAGAAGATTATTGGAGGAACTTGGATATGTTCAACATGAAGCTATTGTGATTTATTGTGATAGTAGTTCTGCCATTAAACTTTCAAGGAATTCGATAATGCATGGACACAGCAAACATATAGATGTACGTTTCTATTTTCTTAGAGATCTTTCTAAGGATGGTATGGTTAAAATGGTACATTGCCGGTCACAGGAGCAAGTAGCAGACATTATGAATAAGCCTTTGAAGTTGGATATGTTGgatatatatagcatgcataAGTCAATATAG
- the LOC119987838 gene encoding umecyanin-like: MTTVMRMLQVVVMVIAAVSLNGKWVAAHEVHHVVGGDHGWDGQTDLVSWLSGRSFIVGDKIWFAYSAAQGSIAELKSKEEFEACDLSNPIRMYTDGLDSISLDGEGIRYFASSNPENCKNGLKLPVEVGHGSPTVTAVTQSSVQALATAPTSPSCAAHFSGGFALSFIVLWLCYVVVQTV; encoded by the exons ATGACTACGGTAATGAGGATGCTGCAGGTGGTGGTCATGGTAATTGCTGCTGTGAGTCTAAATGGGAAGTGGGTTGCAGCCCATGAGGTGCACCATGTAGTTGGAGGGGACCATGGCTGGGACGGACAAACCGACTTGGTTTCCTGGTTGTCCGGTAGAAGCTTCATCGTTGGAGACAAGATCT GGTTTGCATACTCCGCGGCCCAGGGAAGCATAGCTGAGCTGAAAAGCAAGGAGGAATTTGAGGCGTGCGATTTGAGCAACCCCATCAGGATGTACACGGATGGCTTGGATAGCATCTCTCTAGACGGGGAAGGAATCCGCTACTTTGCAAGCAGCAATCCAGAAAACTGCAAGAACGGGCTGAAGCTACCAGTGGAGGTCGGGCATGGTTCTCCGACAGTCACCGCCGTGACCCAGAGCTCTGTCCAAGCCTTGGCTACTGCGCCCACATCTCCTTCTTGTGCAGCCCATTTTAGTGGAGGTTTTGCTTTGTCGTTTATTGTCCTGTGGCTTTGCTACGTTGTTGTCCAGACCGTTTAA
- the LOC119987915 gene encoding uncharacterized protein LOC119987915: MPFSFTLMEKCSNNMAEYQALIIGLEMALEMQLGQLEVFGDFRLVINQLLSKYEVQKINLVPYQKHAAKLLEKFDMVNIIHVPMNENRQADALANLAIVLANFDKDITVMSISQKGIIPSWTLEDEIEVHNISVDTTENEDWRFIYYKDTLYRRSFDGLFLRCLSKEEADQVLEEAHSGICGAYQSGPKLHFRIKRMGYIGQPW; this comes from the exons ATGCCTTTCTCCTTCACATTGATGGAGAAATGTTCCAACAATATGGCAGAATACCAAGCCTTGATAATTGGCTTGGAAATGGCTTTAGAGATGCAACTCGGACAGCTTGAAGTTTTTGGAGATTTTAGGTTGGTTATTAATCAgcttttatcaaaatatgaagtCCAGAAGATCAATTTAGTTCCTTACCAAAAGCATGCGGCAAAGCTCTTGGAAAAATTTGACATGGTTAATATTATTCATGTCCCAATGAATGAAAATCGACAAGCAGATGCATTGGCTAACTTAGCTATTGTATTGGCTAACTTCGATAAAGATATCACAGTTATGTCCATTTCTCAAAAAGGGATAATTCCATCATGGACACTTGAAGATGAAATAGAAGTTCATAATATCTCAGTTGatacaactgaaaatgaggattggag ATTCATCTACTACAAAGATACGCTTTATCGACGTTCTTTTGATGGCTTGTTTCTTCGATGCCTAAGTAAAGAAGAAGCGGATCAAGTATTAGAAGAAGCCCATTCCGGGATATGTGGTGCTTATCAGTCCGGACCAAAACTTCACTTTCGGATAAAAAGGATGGGATATATTGGTCAACCATGGTGA